One window of Dehalobacterium formicoaceticum genomic DNA carries:
- a CDS encoding aminotransferase class IV, whose protein sequence is MKEKNMILDDGFMFGLGAFETILIKNGQAVFLCEHLKRLSSALRVLKIKQDIKGSDVLAYIEQNNLNNTALKIMVSEENIFFTVRDSGYKEDDFQKGMRIGISPIIRNETSPFTYLKSLNFADNIWEKRQAKESGYDEPLFLNTKGEITEGATSNIFFVKGNDLYTPDLKCGMINGIVRGYVIEKYDAFETIISQNEVQEFDEIFITNSLLGIMPIVQFEDLELSIGKITCQIRQEYERDI, encoded by the coding sequence ATGAAAGAAAAAAATATGATTTTAGACGATGGCTTTATGTTTGGATTAGGAGCATTTGAAACAATATTAATTAAAAACGGACAGGCTGTGTTTTTATGTGAACATTTGAAGCGGTTGAGCAGCGCCTTAAGAGTATTAAAAATCAAACAGGATATCAAAGGGTCAGATGTATTGGCTTATATTGAGCAAAATAACTTAAATAATACCGCTTTAAAGATTATGGTCTCAGAGGAAAATATCTTCTTTACGGTGCGGGACAGCGGGTACAAAGAAGATGATTTTCAAAAAGGGATGCGCATTGGAATCAGCCCGATCATCAGAAATGAAACATCCCCTTTTACCTATCTAAAATCATTAAACTTTGCTGATAATATCTGGGAAAAAAGACAAGCGAAAGAAAGTGGATATGATGAACCCCTGTTTTTGAATACAAAAGGAGAAATCACAGAAGGAGCAACCAGCAATATCTTCTTTGTGAAAGGAAATGATCTTTATACCCCAGATCTAAAGTGCGGGATGATCAATGGAATCGTGCGCGGGTATGTGATCGAAAAGTATGATGCCTTTGAAACAATTATTAGTCAGAATGAGGTTCAGGAATTTGATGAAATTTTCATCACTAATTCCTTGCTTGGCATTATGCCCATCGTCCAATTTGAGGATCTTGAACTGAGCATCGGAAAAATCACCTGCCAAATCCGCCAGGAATATGAGCGCGATATCTGA
- a CDS encoding cysteine hydrolase family protein — MNAYFDNVKKPVTDKILQDLYLDANKTAVITIDMYNGHLSEDPDCPCPALRGREIIEPINNFTAACRELEVPVIHVRSTLRKDGSDDIKGNISAWRLVFPMTVGPIPGIEQHALEGSKWTEFAVDVRDSDYIVNGKKRLSAFYPTDLELLLRNLHKETIVLLGAMTDCCVLNTAFDGANRDFRIVLPQDLTRGSEHLEEAACRIVSLHLGLVVDSSELLEEWRNQKSKR, encoded by the coding sequence ATGAATGCATATTTCGACAATGTTAAAAAGCCGGTAACTGACAAAATACTTCAAGATCTGTATTTGGATGCTAACAAGACTGCGGTAATCACAATTGACATGTATAATGGGCATTTAAGCGAAGATCCTGATTGCCCTTGCCCGGCCCTAAGGGGTCGGGAGATAATTGAACCTATTAACAATTTTACTGCTGCTTGCCGTGAGTTGGAAGTACCGGTAATTCATGTACGCTCGACTCTCCGTAAGGACGGTTCTGACGACATTAAGGGAAATATTAGTGCTTGGAGACTGGTATTTCCGATGACGGTAGGCCCGATTCCCGGGATAGAACAGCATGCCTTGGAAGGAAGCAAATGGACTGAGTTTGCAGTTGATGTCAGGGATAGCGACTATATCGTAAATGGTAAAAAAAGACTTAGTGCTTTTTATCCCACTGATTTAGAATTATTGTTGCGTAATCTGCATAAGGAAACAATAGTTTTATTAGGTGCTATGACTGACTGTTGTGTTCTTAATACAGCTTTTGATGGGGCAAACCGGGATTTCCGTATTGTTCTCCCACAGGATCTCACCCGAGGTTCCGAACATTTAGAAGAGGCTGCTTGCCGCATTGTCTCTTTACATTTGGGACTCGTAGTTGATTCGTCAGAATTATTGGAAGAATGGCGTAACCAAAAGTCTAAAAGATAG
- a CDS encoding anthranilate synthase component II, which produces MYLMIDNYDSFVYNLVSYFHELGEIVKVVKNDEITVPEIEEMKELKGIIISPGPKNPEDCGVSGEIVRAFTGKIPILGVCLGCQIIGYEHGASIEKGKRPMHGKVTGILHNGRNLFQNLPQRYQVTRYHSLVINENTVPSKLIIDAVAEDGAVMAVSNPANAIYGVQFHPEAVLTQFGHELLKNFIALSEEYGKWRLAV; this is translated from the coding sequence ATGTATTTGATGATTGATAACTATGACTCATTTGTCTATAATTTAGTCTCCTATTTTCATGAACTAGGTGAAATCGTTAAGGTCGTTAAAAATGATGAAATCACGGTGCCAGAGATCGAAGAAATGAAGGAATTAAAAGGTATTATTATTTCACCCGGTCCGAAAAATCCCGAAGACTGCGGCGTATCAGGTGAGATCGTAAGAGCCTTTACCGGTAAGATCCCGATCCTGGGGGTTTGTTTGGGATGCCAAATCATAGGATATGAGCATGGGGCCAGTATTGAGAAAGGAAAAAGACCCATGCACGGAAAGGTTACCGGGATCCTTCATAACGGAAGGAATTTATTTCAAAATCTGCCTCAGAGATATCAGGTGACCAGATATCATTCCCTGGTGATTAATGAAAATACGGTACCATCTAAGTTAATCATTGATGCCGTAGCAGAAGATGGTGCTGTCATGGCTGTCAGCAATCCCGCAAATGCTATTTATGGCGTGCAGTTTCATCCCGAAGCCGTCCTGACTCAATTTGGTCATGAGCTGCTAAAGAATTTTATTGCCTTATCTGAAGAATATGGGAAATGGAGGCTGGCAGTCTGA
- the pabB gene encoding aminodeoxychorismate synthase component I — protein sequence MKTVIKELASYQPCSRIFDLFCRDKNAVFLDSSLENEMGRYSIIGINEYLTLILKDGRFFINGVESEENFEEYLNEYILKEKEENHTTLPIVKGGIGYFSYDYGRKIEKIATRHEHKDHDQIPECIWNFYDNFIIEDLKEKKVYLIANGELEDAEMSIKGLEEKINLLSFGTYNTKIVDDPGGINKPGDLNYLNDLNDLNEINNLNDTKDFKKTETFSIQPNFTKDQYLSAVQKMIDYIVEGDIYIANMTQNFKVRSRLTPYQFFLKLRISNPSTFGGYFNYGDFQIISASPERFMVMKEGVIHTRPIKGTRKRGQTPWEDEQLKKELQNSDKDKSELLMIVDLERNDLNKVCVERSVVVNELFQVESYATVHHLVSDISGVLRPGYTVVDLIKAAFPGGSITGAPKHRAMEIIDELEHGQRGLYTGSMGYISLDGSFDFNIVIRTAVYIDGFYHIGAGGGITCESELEFEYDETLQKAKALFEALSEF from the coding sequence ATGAAGACAGTTATTAAAGAATTGGCATCTTATCAACCGTGCAGTCGGATCTTTGATCTTTTTTGCCGGGACAAAAATGCCGTGTTTCTTGATTCTTCCCTGGAAAATGAAATGGGCCGATATTCTATCATTGGGATTAATGAATATCTTACCCTGATCTTAAAAGATGGACGATTTTTTATCAATGGAGTTGAAAGTGAGGAGAATTTTGAGGAATATCTTAATGAATATATTTTAAAAGAAAAGGAAGAAAACCACACCACCCTGCCCATCGTAAAAGGAGGAATCGGCTATTTTTCCTATGATTATGGCAGAAAGATCGAAAAAATAGCAACCCGGCATGAGCATAAGGATCATGATCAGATCCCCGAATGTATTTGGAATTTTTATGATAATTTTATCATTGAAGATTTAAAAGAAAAAAAAGTATATTTAATTGCCAATGGCGAGCTGGAAGATGCGGAGATGTCAATTAAAGGATTAGAAGAAAAGATCAACCTTCTTTCCTTTGGAACATATAACACGAAAATTGTCGATGATCCAGGTGGGATAAATAAACCAGGTGATCTAAATTATCTAAATGATCTTAATGATCTAAATGAAATAAATAATTTAAATGACACTAAAGATTTTAAAAAAACAGAGACTTTCTCAATTCAACCTAATTTCACCAAAGATCAATACTTGAGCGCTGTTCAGAAAATGATCGATTACATCGTCGAAGGAGATATTTACATCGCCAATATGACCCAGAATTTTAAAGTGAGGAGCCGTCTTACACCCTATCAATTCTTTTTAAAGTTACGCATCAGCAACCCTTCCACCTTTGGCGGATATTTTAATTATGGTGATTTTCAAATTATCTCTGCCTCTCCCGAAAGATTTATGGTGATGAAGGAAGGAGTTATCCATACCCGGCCGATTAAAGGGACCAGGAAAAGGGGCCAAACCCCATGGGAAGACGAACAGCTGAAAAAAGAACTGCAAAATTCCGACAAGGATAAAAGTGAATTATTGATGATTGTGGATTTGGAGCGCAATGATTTGAACAAGGTCTGTGTTGAACGCAGTGTTGTTGTTAACGAACTGTTTCAGGTAGAATCATATGCGACGGTACATCATCTCGTTTCGGATATCAGCGGAGTTTTAAGGCCGGGGTATACCGTTGTGGATTTAATCAAGGCTGCGTTTCCGGGAGGCTCCATTACTGGGGCGCCAAAGCATCGGGCGATGGAAATCATTGATGAATTGGAACATGGGCAACGGGGACTCTATACCGGTTCCATGGGCTATATTTCTTTAGACGGCAGCTTTGATTTTAATATTGTCATCCGCACCGCCGTGTATATTGACGGGTTTTATCATATTGGGGCCGGCGGCGGCATCACTTGCGAATCTGAATTGGAGTTTGAATATGATGAAACCCTGCAAAAAGCCAAGGCCTTGTTTGAGGCATTGTCAGAATTTTAG
- a CDS encoding MarR family transcriptional regulator, with protein MRKPKSNPEILLSKYLEMHDKDDILTKSDSRYLIEGYGVSETNCVDKIGVLDQPNVTKIAKELNLSRGAVSKIIKKLISSGDVVSYQNPGNKKEIYYQLTEKGQLLFIEHQKRHESWKERQLKFFENMQQDELAVVCNFFTEFNKNLERQIRESKKKKLPINQD; from the coding sequence ATGAGGAAACCTAAATCAAATCCTGAGATATTGTTATCAAAATATTTAGAAATGCACGATAAGGATGACATACTAACCAAGTCAGATTCCAGATATCTAATTGAAGGTTATGGGGTTTCTGAGACTAACTGCGTGGATAAAATTGGAGTTTTGGATCAACCAAATGTAACGAAAATTGCGAAGGAACTAAACTTGAGCCGCGGTGCTGTAAGTAAAATCATAAAAAAACTAATTTCCAGCGGAGATGTGGTATCTTACCAAAACCCCGGAAATAAAAAGGAAATATACTACCAACTGACAGAAAAGGGACAGTTACTATTTATAGAACATCAAAAGAGGCATGAATCATGGAAAGAACGGCAGCTCAAATTTTTTGAGAATATGCAGCAAGATGAACTGGCAGTGGTATGTAATTTTTTCACCGAATTTAACAAGAACTTAGAACGACAAATCAGGGAATCAAAGAAAAAGAAGCTTCCCATTAACCAAGATTAA